In Bacillus sp. SB49, a single window of DNA contains:
- a CDS encoding ABC transporter ATP-binding protein: MTREKLLEIKNLKQHFQTGRNSVVKAVDGLNFDIYKGETFGLVGESGCGKSTTGRTIIRLYDATDGEVIFDGENVHGKKSREDLKKFNREMQMIFQDPYASLNPRMKVEDIIAEGMDIHGLAENDKARRERVYELLETVGLNKEHANRYPHEFSGGQRQRIGIARALAVEPSFIIADEPISALDVSIQAQVVNLLKKLQKDKGLTYLFIAHDLSMVKYISDRIGVMYFGKMVELADADDLYKNPIHPYTQSLLSAIPLPDPDYERNRERFTYDPSKHDTSEEPEFREVRPGHFVLCTTKEFEQYQKEYGVVHQ, from the coding sequence ATGACACGAGAGAAACTACTTGAAATCAAGAATTTGAAGCAGCACTTCCAAACTGGTCGGAACAGTGTCGTCAAAGCTGTAGACGGTTTGAACTTTGATATTTATAAAGGCGAAACGTTCGGGCTTGTTGGAGAATCCGGTTGTGGGAAATCGACGACCGGGCGCACGATCATCCGTCTTTATGATGCAACAGACGGAGAGGTCATCTTCGATGGAGAGAACGTCCACGGTAAGAAAAGTCGGGAGGATTTGAAAAAATTCAACCGGGAAATGCAGATGATCTTCCAGGATCCGTATGCGTCTCTTAACCCGCGGATGAAAGTCGAGGACATCATCGCTGAAGGGATGGACATTCACGGACTTGCAGAGAACGATAAAGCTCGACGTGAGCGCGTATATGAACTGCTGGAAACGGTCGGATTGAACAAAGAGCACGCCAACCGTTATCCACATGAATTTTCCGGCGGACAGCGCCAGAGAATCGGAATCGCACGGGCGCTTGCAGTAGAACCCAGCTTCATCATTGCCGATGAGCCGATCTCTGCTCTTGACGTGTCGATCCAGGCACAGGTGGTCAACCTGTTGAAGAAACTTCAGAAGGATAAAGGTTTGACGTACCTGTTCATCGCCCACGACCTTTCCATGGTGAAATACATTAGTGATCGAATCGGGGTTATGTACTTCGGTAAAATGGTGGAACTTGCTGATGCAGATGATCTTTACAAGAATCCGATCCACCCGTACACGCAGTCGCTTTTGTCCGCTATCCCTCTTCCGGATCCGGATTATGAGCGCAACCGTGAGCGTTTCACGTATGACCCTAGCAAGCACGATACGAGTGAAGAGCCGGAATTCCGTGAAGTCCGTCCAGGTCACTTCGTGTTATGTACGACAAAGGAATTCGAGCAATACCAGAAAGAATATGGTGTCGTACATCAATAA
- a CDS encoding ABC transporter ATP-binding protein, whose translation MEKLLEVKNMHVSFDTYGGEVKAVRGVNFDLKKGETLAIVGESGSGKSVTTKALMQLIPKPPGRIKEGEILFEGRDLVKMSEKQMQKIRGKEISMIFQDPMTSLNPTMKVGNQIMEGLIKHQKMGKTEARKRVIELLELVGIPDAENRIKQYPHQFSGGMRQRVVVAIALACNPKLLIADEPTTALDVTIQAQILELMKEIQKKTDSATIFITHDLGVVANVADRVAVMYAGKIIEIGTVDDIFYNPKHPYTWGLLGSMPSLDSADEELYAIPGSPPDLLHPPKGDAFAARNEFAMKIDFEQEPPMFKVSDTHYAATWLLHENAPDIDPPAAVKKRMEGMAKSKSESEGERV comes from the coding sequence ATGGAAAAACTTCTAGAAGTAAAAAATATGCATGTATCATTTGACACCTACGGCGGTGAAGTAAAAGCTGTACGTGGGGTTAACTTCGATTTGAAAAAAGGGGAGACGCTGGCGATTGTCGGCGAATCCGGTTCCGGTAAATCTGTAACGACGAAAGCACTGATGCAGCTGATTCCGAAGCCGCCCGGGCGCATCAAAGAAGGAGAAATCCTTTTTGAGGGCCGTGACCTGGTGAAAATGAGCGAAAAGCAAATGCAGAAAATCCGCGGGAAAGAAATATCTATGATTTTCCAAGACCCTATGACGTCTTTGAACCCGACGATGAAAGTCGGAAACCAGATTATGGAGGGCTTGATCAAGCACCAAAAAATGGGTAAGACCGAAGCGCGTAAACGCGTGATCGAATTACTTGAGCTTGTCGGAATCCCTGATGCGGAGAACCGTATAAAGCAGTATCCGCACCAATTCTCAGGTGGAATGAGACAGCGTGTTGTCGTTGCTATCGCCCTTGCCTGTAACCCTAAACTGTTGATCGCGGATGAGCCGACCACAGCCCTTGATGTAACGATTCAGGCACAGATCCTTGAGTTGATGAAAGAGATTCAAAAGAAAACAGATTCTGCTACGATTTTCATTACACACGATCTCGGCGTCGTTGCAAATGTCGCGGACAGAGTTGCTGTCATGTACGCTGGTAAGATCATAGAGATCGGTACGGTAGATGATATCTTCTATAATCCAAAACACCCGTACACATGGGGACTGCTCGGCTCTATGCCGTCTTTGGACAGTGCAGATGAAGAGCTTTATGCCATTCCGGGATCTCCGCCCGATCTCTTGCATCCGCCAAAAGGCGATGCGTTTGCAGCCAGAAATGAATTCGCAATGAAGATTGACTTCGAACAAGAGCCGCCGATGTTCAAGGTGAGTGATACCCACTACGCAGCAACGTGGCTCCTGCATGAAAATGCTCCGGATATCGATCCGCCTGCTGCAGTTAAGAAGCGGATGGAAGGTATGGCGAAGTCAAAGAGTGAATCGGAAGGTGAACGTGTATGA
- the mecA gene encoding adaptor protein MecA — MEIERINENTVKFYVTYQDVEQRGFDREEIWYNRERSEQLFWEMMDEVNDQENFHADGPLWIQVQAMDKGLEVIVTKAQVSQDGQKLELPQEDGKEIDLPIDDKLESLLDDKFHAKDDQDDEDEDEEIDSDEPLAFTLKFQDFEDIIQLSHYVSSPESMEQKLFHFEDRYYLYIQFQDENMSDDDQENILSQLMEYGQESSLTIHRLEEYGKTIFEADALSSIKQHFPVD; from the coding sequence ATGGAAATTGAACGTATCAATGAAAACACCGTGAAGTTTTACGTAACATATCAAGATGTTGAGCAAAGAGGTTTCGACAGAGAAGAGATCTGGTATAACCGTGAGCGCAGTGAGCAGTTGTTCTGGGAAATGATGGATGAAGTCAACGACCAGGAGAATTTCCACGCGGATGGTCCGCTTTGGATTCAAGTACAGGCAATGGACAAAGGCCTAGAGGTAATTGTCACGAAAGCCCAAGTGTCTCAAGACGGCCAAAAGCTTGAACTGCCTCAGGAAGACGGGAAAGAAATCGATCTGCCGATTGACGATAAGCTGGAATCATTATTGGATGATAAATTCCATGCGAAAGATGATCAGGATGATGAAGATGAGGATGAGGAAATCGATTCTGACGAGCCTTTAGCATTTACGTTGAAGTTCCAGGATTTCGAAGACATCATTCAATTAAGTCACTACGTATCTTCACCGGAAAGTATGGAGCAGAAGTTGTTCCATTTCGAGGATCGATACTATCTATATATTCAATTCCAAGATGAAAATATGAGTGATGACGACCAGGAAAATATTCTGAGTCAATTGATGGAGTATGGCCAGGAATCTTCTCTGACTATACACAGGCTTGAAGAGTATGGGAAAACCATATTCGAAGCAGACGCCTTATCTTCCATCAAACAGCACTTCCCTGTTGATTGA
- the spxA gene encoding transcriptional regulator SpxA produces the protein MVTLYTSPSCTSCRKAKAWLEEHDIPYTERNIFSEPLTLDEIKEILRMTEDGTEEIISTRSKVFQKLKVDFDQLPMQDLFDLIQENPGLLRRPIILDDKRLQVGYNEDEIRRFLPRSVRTFQLKEAQRLVN, from the coding sequence ATGGTTACACTTTATACCTCACCAAGTTGTACATCATGCCGTAAAGCAAAGGCTTGGCTTGAAGAGCACGATATTCCTTATACGGAACGAAATATTTTTTCTGAGCCGCTAACGTTGGACGAGATCAAGGAAATCCTTCGTATGACTGAGGATGGAACGGAAGAGATCATTTCCACACGTTCTAAGGTATTCCAAAAATTGAAAGTGGACTTTGACCAGCTGCCGATGCAGGATTTGTTCGATCTTATTCAAGAAAACCCTGGTCTGCTGCGCCGTCCAATCATTCTGGATGACAAACGTCTGCAAGTAGGATACAACGAAGATGAAATTCGTCGATTCCTTCCACGCAGCGTTCGTACGTTCCAATTGAAAGAAGCACAACGCTTAGTCAATTAA
- a CDS encoding peptide ABC transporter substrate-binding protein, translated as MKKTNWLLLVLALVLSMFLAACSGGDDTSGSSDDSSDSSSDGEASPDSEQVLNLYDTAEIPTMDSSLATDAVAFQFLGSTMDGLYRLGEGAEAEPGIATEHEVSEDGLTWTFTLREDAVWSNGDPVTANDFVYAWQRAVNPDTASEYGPYMMSGVIKNAEAIAAGDTPVEDLGVKADGDYTLTVELEKPIPYFESLTTFGTFLPLNQKFVEEQGDQYALEADTLVYNGPFVMTEWNHGEGWTLEKNEDYWDAENVKLDTINVKVVKDTATAVNLYETGEVDRVNLSSEFVDQYQTSEEFGVKEEPTLFYLKMNQENEILGNVNARKAIQMAIDRQSMVDVILNNGSIPAVGDIPAKFANHPESGEDFRDLNGDLIEYNLDEAQKLWSTAKEELGQDTLELEYLGGDTEVAKQMDAYIKDQLEKLEGLTVNVTSVPFKERLERDTSMNYELQNSGWGPDYIDPNTFLNMWVTDGGNNMTGYSSEEYDALIEKANNELALEPVERFEAFLEAEKLLIQEDAVLAPLYQRAQAQLYKPYLKGVIVNPMGPDYTYKYAYIEGK; from the coding sequence ATGAAAAAGACAAATTGGTTACTGCTAGTACTGGCACTGGTACTAAGCATGTTCCTCGCGGCATGTTCCGGCGGGGACGATACGTCTGGTTCTTCAGACGATTCATCCGACAGCTCGTCTGATGGGGAAGCATCACCAGACAGCGAGCAAGTACTTAACCTTTATGACACAGCAGAGATTCCTACAATGGATTCCTCTCTTGCTACGGACGCAGTAGCGTTCCAATTCCTTGGATCTACAATGGACGGGCTTTATCGTCTTGGTGAAGGTGCAGAAGCGGAACCTGGTATCGCTACAGAACATGAAGTAAGTGAAGACGGTCTTACTTGGACATTCACTCTTCGTGAGGACGCTGTCTGGTCAAACGGCGATCCTGTAACAGCGAACGATTTCGTATATGCATGGCAGCGTGCGGTTAACCCGGATACTGCTTCCGAGTATGGTCCATATATGATGAGTGGCGTAATCAAAAATGCAGAAGCAATTGCTGCCGGTGATACTCCAGTTGAAGATCTTGGAGTAAAAGCAGACGGTGATTATACATTGACAGTTGAGTTGGAAAAACCGATTCCTTATTTCGAGTCTTTGACTACGTTCGGTACGTTCCTTCCATTGAACCAGAAATTCGTTGAAGAACAGGGCGATCAATATGCGCTTGAAGCGGACACGCTTGTCTATAACGGACCATTCGTTATGACAGAGTGGAACCACGGCGAAGGCTGGACGCTTGAGAAGAACGAAGATTACTGGGATGCAGAAAACGTGAAGCTTGATACAATCAACGTCAAAGTTGTTAAAGATACAGCAACGGCTGTAAACCTTTATGAAACTGGGGAAGTCGATCGTGTGAACCTTTCTTCCGAGTTCGTCGATCAGTACCAGACTTCTGAAGAGTTCGGCGTCAAAGAAGAGCCGACATTGTTCTACTTGAAGATGAACCAGGAAAACGAAATTCTTGGTAACGTAAATGCACGTAAAGCGATTCAAATGGCGATCGACCGTCAAAGCATGGTTGACGTTATTCTGAACAACGGTTCCATCCCTGCAGTTGGTGACATTCCTGCCAAGTTCGCGAACCATCCGGAATCCGGAGAAGACTTCCGCGATCTTAACGGTGACTTGATCGAGTACAACCTTGATGAAGCGCAGAAGCTTTGGTCTACGGCTAAAGAAGAGCTTGGTCAAGATACACTTGAATTGGAATACCTTGGCGGCGATACAGAAGTTGCCAAGCAGATGGATGCTTACATCAAAGACCAGCTTGAGAAATTGGAAGGCTTGACTGTTAACGTCACTTCCGTACCTTTCAAAGAGCGTCTTGAGCGTGACACAAGCATGAACTATGAGCTTCAGAACTCCGGATGGGGTCCTGACTACATCGATCCGAACACATTCTTGAACATGTGGGTAACAGACGGTGGAAATAACATGACTGGTTATTCCAGCGAAGAATATGATGCGTTGATTGAAAAAGCGAACAACGAACTAGCTCTTGAGCCGGTTGAGCGTTTCGAAGCGTTTCTTGAAGCGGAGAAACTTTTGATCCAGGAAGATGCAGTCCTTGCTCCACTTTACCAACGTGCTCAGGCACAACTTTATAAGCCGTATCTTAAAGGTGTAATCGTCAACCCGATGGGACCTGACTACACTTACAAGTATGCTTATATCGAAGGTAAATAA
- a CDS encoding putative glycoside hydrolase has product MRKFRRLGICAAAILAGVVLPFSYVQAEEEDNKEVREAGIMTERQLGIKALPDSGEAARFTYQSGLDFEYPDAVRGIYVTGPSAGGAKMEELTKLVEDTELNAMVIDIKEDHGNITFEPEEGSPYAEVAEPFIDDPRAMLEELESKGIYPIARVVVFKDSLLAEKRPDLSFTENGQVWKNGKGESFVNPFMEEVWEYNVELAKQAAELGFEEIQYDYVRFPEGFGEREDILTYGQGKYADLEMDHVQKRVQAVTDFVEYAKGELKAYDVDVSVDIFGYAATIPEAPNIGQNFSKISSNVDVISSMIYPSHWGSYFGIAKPDEEPYRLIDEYAKVENEVLGKLDDKPTSRPWLQDFEAPWLYSGAMKQYGKAEVEAQIKALNENGIDEFLLWNAGNNYTSNVDYTPMN; this is encoded by the coding sequence ATGAGGAAATTTCGCAGGCTTGGGATATGTGCGGCTGCCATTCTGGCAGGAGTGGTTCTTCCGTTCTCATATGTCCAGGCAGAAGAGGAAGATAATAAAGAAGTAAGAGAAGCCGGCATCATGACGGAACGGCAGCTTGGAATTAAAGCCTTGCCGGATTCCGGGGAAGCAGCAAGGTTCACGTATCAGTCGGGACTTGACTTCGAGTATCCGGATGCCGTCCGGGGGATTTATGTAACAGGTCCTTCAGCAGGCGGTGCGAAGATGGAAGAACTTACGAAGCTCGTGGAGGATACAGAATTGAATGCCATGGTAATCGATATTAAAGAAGACCATGGAAACATCACGTTTGAGCCGGAAGAAGGGTCCCCTTATGCAGAAGTGGCGGAGCCGTTCATCGATGATCCGCGGGCGATGCTTGAGGAGCTTGAATCGAAAGGTATCTATCCTATCGCACGTGTTGTCGTATTCAAGGACAGTCTGCTCGCTGAAAAAAGACCGGACCTTTCTTTTACAGAAAACGGTCAAGTGTGGAAGAACGGCAAAGGGGAATCTTTCGTGAACCCGTTCATGGAAGAAGTGTGGGAGTATAATGTGGAGCTTGCCAAACAGGCGGCAGAGCTCGGCTTCGAGGAAATCCAGTACGACTACGTCCGTTTCCCGGAAGGTTTCGGAGAAAGGGAAGACATCCTTACATACGGTCAAGGGAAGTATGCGGATTTGGAGATGGATCATGTACAGAAACGAGTCCAGGCGGTCACCGATTTCGTCGAATATGCGAAGGGTGAATTGAAAGCCTACGATGTCGATGTCTCTGTTGACATCTTCGGCTATGCGGCGACGATTCCGGAAGCTCCGAATATCGGGCAGAACTTCTCGAAAATATCAAGCAATGTCGATGTCATTTCATCAATGATCTATCCAAGTCACTGGGGGTCCTACTTCGGTATTGCCAAACCCGACGAAGAACCGTACCGTCTGATTGATGAATATGCCAAGGTGGAAAATGAAGTGCTGGGGAAACTGGATGACAAGCCGACTTCACGTCCTTGGCTTCAGGATTTTGAGGCGCCGTGGCTGTATTCGGGAGCGATGAAGCAGTACGGAAAAGCAGAGGTGGAAGCACAGATCAAAGCGTTGAATGAAAACGGTATTGATGAATTCCTGCTTTGGAATGCCGGTAACAATTACACCAGCAATGTCGACTATACGCCGATGAATTAA
- a CDS encoding GNAT family N-acetyltransferase: MNWYEKLNEYFPVEEMKSKEHMEALLKEKSDVYFKDEGEHHVLMYAEFDTFLFIDYVYVSSASRGQGLGHKLIKKMKAKGKPIILEVEPVDYTDTDTEKRLRFYQREGFKHAQSIGYTRRSLATNEVNAMEILYWSPEDASEEEIYEKMKAMYTEIHTYKDEEFYGKSYQHVDEVLTRDEDRDVENIIKELDKTKN, encoded by the coding sequence ATGAATTGGTATGAGAAGTTGAACGAGTATTTTCCTGTTGAGGAAATGAAATCAAAAGAACACATGGAAGCACTATTGAAAGAGAAAAGCGACGTATATTTTAAAGATGAAGGAGAGCATCACGTTTTAATGTATGCCGAGTTCGATACTTTCCTTTTCATCGACTATGTATATGTCTCCTCTGCTTCACGTGGTCAGGGACTTGGTCACAAACTCATCAAGAAAATGAAAGCGAAAGGAAAGCCGATCATCCTGGAAGTAGAACCGGTCGATTATACCGACACGGATACGGAGAAAAGACTCCGCTTCTATCAAAGGGAAGGCTTTAAACACGCCCAATCCATTGGTTATACACGAAGGTCTCTTGCAACGAACGAAGTCAATGCCATGGAAATTCTCTACTGGTCACCGGAAGATGCTTCCGAAGAAGAGATTTACGAAAAAATGAAAGCGATGTACACGGAAATCCATACTTACAAGGACGAAGAGTTCTACGGGAAATCGTATCAGCACGTGGATGAAGTGCTGACCAGAGATGAAGATAGAGATGTGGAGAATATCATAAAGGAATTGGACAAAACGAAAAACTGA
- a CDS encoding competence protein CoiA — protein sequence MYALDSKGEILSLYQVSKSMIDSMRNDTYHCSVCKERVLIRAGNKVTPHFAHRPDSECAAGSGGETEEHERGKWQLFHWLKQQGQEAAIEKRLSNGKRPDVLLTLPRRRIALEYQCSRIPQKDIIKRTKAYQSMGIFPLWILSSRHFCQKGPHRFILNDFLRTCMYHFPHGYQLFFLDISKQEIILVYPQGSLGMGMTIGSIKKVPLSHLSFPQLFSSPAPFPRNVFHDYLQQMWYVNRTVYRKEESSSERQYRQYLYLKGLHFSLIPSAAFLPVPGQVQLGGKAYLWQTKLLIEHFLPASYETIIELPEVEVPETINGYQPSLSMQYLEQLHALNIVRKTGKNKWVKNRQLTFHTHMEAGLKEDEQTLAQLGRL from the coding sequence ATGTATGCGTTAGACAGCAAAGGGGAAATTCTATCCCTGTACCAAGTATCCAAAAGTATGATTGATTCCATGAGAAACGACACGTACCATTGCTCTGTATGTAAGGAGCGAGTCCTGATCAGAGCCGGAAATAAGGTGACCCCGCACTTCGCCCATCGTCCTGACAGTGAGTGTGCGGCAGGGAGTGGAGGGGAAACAGAGGAGCATGAGCGCGGAAAGTGGCAGCTGTTCCACTGGCTTAAACAGCAGGGGCAGGAGGCAGCAATAGAGAAGAGGCTTTCGAATGGGAAGCGCCCGGACGTATTGCTGACTCTGCCGCGCAGACGGATCGCCTTGGAGTACCAATGTTCACGCATTCCCCAAAAAGACATTATAAAACGAACAAAAGCGTATCAATCGATGGGAATCTTCCCTTTGTGGATTCTCAGCAGCCGTCACTTTTGTCAAAAAGGCCCCCATCGCTTTATCCTCAATGATTTCCTCCGTACTTGCATGTATCACTTCCCTCACGGGTACCAACTGTTTTTTCTCGATATTTCCAAACAAGAGATAATTCTCGTCTATCCGCAAGGCTCTCTCGGTATGGGAATGACGATAGGCAGCATAAAGAAAGTCCCTCTTTCACACCTCTCTTTTCCGCAGTTATTCTCCTCCCCAGCCCCCTTTCCTAGAAACGTTTTCCATGATTATTTACAGCAGATGTGGTATGTTAATCGCACGGTTTACCGTAAAGAGGAAAGTTCTTCCGAGCGTCAATACCGCCAGTATTTATACTTAAAAGGTCTTCACTTCTCTTTGATTCCAAGTGCTGCATTTCTCCCGGTGCCGGGACAGGTACAGCTGGGAGGGAAGGCGTATCTATGGCAGACGAAACTTTTGATTGAACATTTTCTTCCTGCTTCGTATGAAACAATCATTGAATTACCCGAAGTGGAAGTCCCAGAGACGATCAATGGTTATCAGCCTTCGCTTTCCATGCAGTATTTAGAGCAGCTCCACGCTTTAAATATCGTGCGTAAAACAGGGAAGAATAAGTGGGTGAAGAACAGGCAGCTGACCTTCCATACCCATATGGAAGCCGGACTAAAGGAAGACGAACAAACCTTAGCACAGCTGGGGCGTTTATAA
- a CDS encoding TerC family protein, which translates to MNWDLLEPLLIIISIDIILGGDNAVVIALASRNLPPEQRNKAIILGTGLAVGARVLLTMVALYLLQIPYLQLIGGLLLFYIAIKLLTDNDENDHIKAGDSLFAAVKTIVFADIVMGFDNVLAIAGASHNNIILVVIGLLVSVPIIVWGSRIILHLMDKFPMLIYFGAGILTFTAAEMVLEDRHVLHFAEQMPIIHQVFAPFMVILVITLGYFANKRKGTAI; encoded by the coding sequence ATGAACTGGGACTTGCTTGAACCACTGTTGATCATCATCAGTATCGATATTATTCTCGGCGGAGATAATGCGGTCGTCATCGCACTCGCGAGTCGAAACCTCCCCCCGGAACAAAGGAACAAGGCCATCATCCTCGGGACAGGCCTCGCGGTCGGCGCCAGGGTGCTGTTAACGATGGTTGCTCTTTATCTTCTCCAAATTCCTTATCTTCAATTAATCGGAGGGCTGTTACTTTTCTATATCGCCATCAAACTCTTGACAGACAATGACGAAAACGACCATATCAAAGCCGGTGACAGTCTGTTCGCAGCTGTTAAAACCATCGTCTTCGCCGATATCGTCATGGGATTCGATAATGTGCTTGCTATAGCAGGTGCCTCGCACAACAACATCATCCTCGTTGTGATCGGTCTGCTCGTTTCCGTCCCAATCATCGTTTGGGGCAGCAGGATTATCCTTCATTTAATGGACAAGTTCCCGATGCTCATCTATTTCGGTGCCGGCATTTTGACCTTTACAGCGGCAGAAATGGTGCTGGAAGACCGCCATGTCCTCCACTTTGCAGAGCAAATGCCTATCATCCACCAAGTGTTCGCTCCTTTCATGGTCATTTTGGTTATTACATTAGGATATTTCGCGAACAAAAGGAAGGGAACGGCGATATGA
- the opp3C gene encoding oligopeptide ABC transporter permease, whose translation MDNQKPSKDLFVPVNTKEQDNEGISRPSLSFWQDSFIRLRKNIGAMIGLFILIALGVMAIFGPYMNDYGQYEQDLSRAKMPPKVEGLGWLGMDGTLTSVQSAGTVEQAETKAMMRFNNQEDFIQTKVLNDGSNGEPAEVEAVYDVYGAKDMNDESFWFGTDGLGRDLWTRTWMGTRISLYIALLAAAIDMVIGVAYGGISGYYGGRVDNYMQRVIEILMGIPNLVVVILMILILEPGILSITIALTITGWISMARIIRGQVLKLKNQEFVLASKTLGAKDNRILRKHLVPNVTGLIIINTMFTIPSAIFFEAFLSFIGLGLPTPTASLGTLIDDGFKSLQIYPHILLFPAIVISLIMIAFNMLADGLRDALDPKMRE comes from the coding sequence ATGGATAATCAAAAACCATCGAAAGATTTATTTGTACCCGTCAATACGAAAGAACAGGATAACGAAGGTATTTCAAGACCCAGCCTGTCATTCTGGCAGGATTCTTTCATCCGCCTTCGCAAGAATATAGGTGCGATGATCGGGCTGTTCATTTTGATTGCCTTAGGTGTCATGGCGATCTTTGGTCCATACATGAATGACTATGGACAGTATGAGCAGGATTTGTCCCGTGCGAAGATGCCACCTAAAGTGGAAGGGCTCGGCTGGCTTGGTATGGATGGTACGCTGACTTCCGTACAAAGCGCCGGTACAGTTGAACAAGCTGAAACGAAAGCGATGATGCGTTTCAACAACCAGGAAGATTTCATTCAGACGAAAGTTTTGAATGATGGTTCCAACGGGGAGCCTGCAGAGGTGGAGGCCGTATACGACGTTTACGGTGCTAAAGATATGAATGATGAATCATTCTGGTTCGGGACAGACGGTCTTGGACGTGATTTGTGGACAAGGACTTGGATGGGAACGAGGATCTCCTTGTATATCGCCTTACTGGCAGCAGCGATTGATATGGTAATCGGGGTTGCATACGGTGGTATTTCCGGTTATTACGGCGGCCGCGTCGATAACTATATGCAGCGTGTCATTGAAATTCTGATGGGAATTCCGAACCTCGTTGTCGTCATCCTGATGATTTTAATACTCGAGCCGGGTATTTTATCCATCACGATAGCCTTGACGATCACCGGGTGGATATCGATGGCCCGTATCATACGAGGCCAGGTGCTGAAATTGAAAAACCAGGAATTTGTGCTCGCATCGAAAACGCTTGGAGCGAAGGATAATCGCATTCTGAGAAAACACTTGGTACCGAACGTAACCGGATTGATTATCATCAATACGATGTTTACGATTCCAAGTGCCATTTTCTTCGAAGCCTTCTTGAGCTTCATCGGTCTCGGACTGCCGACGCCGACAGCATCACTTGGAACGCTGATTGATGACGGATTCAAATCCCTTCAGATTTATCCGCACATCCTGTTGTTCCCGGCGATTGTAATCTCGCTTATCATGATTGCATTCAATATGCTTGCAGACGGTCTTCGTGATGCACTTGATCCGAAGATGCGCGAGTAG
- the opp3b gene encoding oligopeptide ABC transporter permease, which produces MARYILQRLVYMVITMFLIATFTFFLMKFLPGTPLSAADKLSEEQQQVVLEKYGLDDPVPVQYFNYMVNLTQGDLGISFQFDNREVTTIMMERVGPSMQLGVQAMIIGTIFGMLLGIISAIYHNGFMDYLSTFIAVIGKSIPSFVFAGILQYYIGVKLGWFPVALWGSWEYTVLPTVALAIFPIAIAARFMRTEMLEVMSSDYITTARAKGVNKFGVVLKHGVRNALIPLITVLGPLAVSLITGTLVIENIFAVPGIGEQFVKAINTNDFPIIMGTTLLISFLFIVIILIIDLLYGIIDPRIRLAEGK; this is translated from the coding sequence ATGGCACGTTATATACTACAACGATTGGTCTATATGGTTATAACGATGTTTCTTATTGCAACCTTTACGTTCTTCCTGATGAAGTTTTTACCAGGTACTCCCCTAAGTGCTGCAGATAAATTGTCAGAAGAGCAACAGCAGGTTGTGTTGGAGAAGTACGGATTGGATGACCCGGTTCCTGTACAGTATTTTAATTACATGGTCAACTTGACTCAAGGTGACTTGGGAATCTCCTTCCAATTCGATAATCGTGAAGTGACGACGATCATGATGGAACGGGTCGGCCCGTCTATGCAGCTCGGCGTGCAAGCGATGATCATCGGTACGATTTTCGGGATGCTTCTCGGAATCATATCGGCCATTTATCATAATGGGTTCATGGATTACCTATCGACATTCATTGCAGTCATCGGGAAATCTATCCCTTCTTTCGTATTTGCAGGTATTCTTCAATATTACATCGGTGTAAAACTTGGTTGGTTCCCTGTTGCTCTTTGGGGAAGCTGGGAGTACACGGTTCTTCCTACCGTAGCCCTTGCCATATTCCCGATAGCAATTGCCGCTCGTTTCATGCGGACGGAAATGCTTGAAGTCATGAGCTCAGACTATATCACAACGGCACGTGCGAAAGGTGTCAACAAATTCGGAGTTGTATTGAAACACGGCGTCCGGAATGCGTTGATTCCACTTATTACAGTACTGGGGCCACTTGCGGTCAGCTTGATTACCGGTACGCTTGTCATCGAGAATATTTTCGCCGTACCTGGGATTGGTGAACAATTCGTTAAAGCGATCAATACGAATGACTTTCCGATTATCATGGGGACAACCTTGTTAATCTCCTTCCTGTTTATTGTCATTATCTTAATCATTGATCTTCTTTATGGAATCATTGATCCTAGAATCCGACTGGCAGAAGGGAAGTAG